Below is a genomic region from Sander vitreus isolate 19-12246 chromosome 15, sanVit1, whole genome shotgun sequence.
GCCATGTGCCAGATGGTGTCCAGGGCGGACACATCTGGGTTGTGCACAGACATTGTCAGGGGCAATGAGTTACTAATATTGTAAATTTACATGTACATGTTGCTTAAAAATCTGCAGTTTAGATTTTTAAAGCACATGAAATACTGAAGGAGGTAAGAAGTGTCATTTGAAATGAAGATCTGAACTTCCACTTTAAATGTAAGCACTGAATGAAGTTTAAGTGAAAGTGCTAGTTTGTCTCAAAGAGAGGTGTTCTCTTAAAAATGCAATATTAATTCATTGGCtatttcaaaaaaacacaaataattaCAGACAACTGCtccttaaaatgtaaaaatgtaaccaGCATTACCGAGTAATCACTCATCACTCACTCATTTTCACCCGCTTATCCAGTGTCGAGTCGCGGGGCAGTGACTttagcaggggaccccaaactttacCAAATTAAACCACTCTgacctgggtcttccctgaggtatcctcccagctggatgtggcAGGCCATCCTCACCAGAGGCCTGCTTTCCACGCACAGCTCTTCTCCGAGTTCCTCAttgatgactgagcttctcaacctatctctaagggaaacagcagccaccctcctgagaaaACCCAATTCAGCCGCTTGTACCGGGGATCTAGTTCTTTTGGTCAttacccagccttcatgaccataggttaGGGTAGAAATGAAAATTGGGGGTAAACGGTGCGGTAAAGTGTATTTAATACCACTGCTCCGATTCTCCggccaatctcccgctccattgtcgaACAAGACCCCGAGGTACTTGACCTCCATCgatttcctgctgagaaccatggcctcaggtttagaggtgctgatctaATAGATAGTCAAACCTCAGATTGAGGGATGAATGGTTAATTGTTAACATCCCTAGGCTGGTTGCACAGCGATTTCTTAGGATCAAAAATCTGTAACAATGAACACAAAACGTGTCCAGCAAGGTGAAGAACTGCTAACTTTAGCGTCTTTCGTTGTACTGAAAGGGTGGGTTAACCTGCGCCTGATTTTATCTGCTGGGTGACATCACAGGGACTCCCTGCAGTTTCCATGAGTCTCGTTCAATGGGAAGCCAGGATCACAAATTCAAACCTAAAAGTAACACTCAGTGTAGGTGAGACCTTCAACATCTGGAGTTTTTGGAGCCTGTTGGTTGTCCAGGCTGTCTCTGCAATTCCTTTGAAAGGGGAGGCCACATGTTTGcagttttctctttgtttaaaaaGTCCACATGGTTAGGTTCCCACATTAGGCTAACAGGCCGCttgcagcttcatatttactgtacacaaTCTTTCATTTTTCCTAGGATAGCGAAGGCATGTCCTACTCTGCCTTTGATCAGCTTACCCTGGTATTCCTATACTAACCAATCCCAATCCTCTTCTAAAACTAACCAGAGTAACCAACCTAACCAACAAAGGCAACCAATACTAGCTATCAGAGGCACAGTAGGGTGGGGTATGACTTCACCATTGGCAAAATTGGCTTACCATAGAGACATGATAGTGGAATCGATCTTAATGTCAACATCTGACTCACAATCTCATATATTGTTGTAGATTTGAGTGTTTGACATAACATCATGACAGAGGCGATTCTTACTATACTAACATCTCTAAAATTTTCCAGCAGGTGAAATGCCAGAGCTGAGGATCGTCCTGCTTGGAATGGTCAGAGTTGGGAAGAGTTTTTCAGGAAACACCATCCTGGGCCTGGGCGATGACCTGTTCCTCTCAAAGCCCGGTCTATCTACTGTCACACAGAAGTGCCAGAAGAAAATGAGGAATATTAACAACCAAAAAGTGGTTGTTGTTGATACTCCTGGTCTGTTAAGCATTGACCAAACAGAAGAGGAGATTGTGAGAAAGATCAAGAAATCCATCAATCTTGCCAAACCTGGTCCTCATGTGTTCCTGATTGTGCTGAGTGTGGAagataaatacacaaaaaaagaggTAAAGATGGTAAAAATCATCCGCGATACTTTTGGCCAAAACACAATGGATTACACTATGGTGTTGTTCAACTATGGAGAAGAGCTGAAAAATACCATAGAGGACTTTATTATTCACAATGAAAATCTCCACAACCTAATCAACAGTTGCGAATATGGATACCATGTTTTTGACAAACGTCCTGAACAGGTCCCTGAGCTACTGAAGAAGATCAACGATAAGGTTCAGGAAGCAGAAGGAAGATACTACACCGCTGAGATGCTCCAAGAGGCTGAAACTGCCTTAACAAAGGTACAACAGGCCCCAGAAGGAAGAATACAATCCAAGCTAGTTGCTAAAACTGCAGTTCTTTCTGGTATGGGTGTTGGATGTCTGTTTGGGTATCTTACTGGTGAGGGTCAGATGACGTCTACCATAGGAGCGACACTAGGAGCCGTAGGGGGTGGACTACTGTGCGCTGCACTGGCAGGTATAGTGATACACGCCAAAAAAATTGGCAAATGCAGCAAAACAGGTTGTCTTGTTTAAGCTGATCAGACAAATCCTTACAAATGAAAATACTGTAAAGGGGGAAATGATGGTGGTGCTGTttgtatatttagttatttctgttttgttttaatgccTTTTAATTCAAAGTAGCCTATGTTTAATAAACAAGGGCCATTCTCACAGTAGGTGAGTTAGCCGTGTTTGCTGGTGATTGGTTGTGGGCTGACCTAAACCTTTTAGGTTTCtggaataataaataatatcacCCAGTTTAGATGAATGTAGAATACACACAGCGTTTGGGCTCTGACCTCGTCATCCCCAACGAGTAAGTGAATAATAATTTCCACACTGACAGTCGTCTTTCAGATACTATACTCAACACTTTTCTAATACGACAGCCTTCATAAAGAGTTCATCAGTTGTAACTAACAGCTTTAATAGTTAATGTGTTGTAGATGCGTTTTGTGTCACTAATAGGGACAACAGtagggttgccaggttgtgagAAATCCTGCTCCAGTGTTTTTCCTTTCTATGTTGTAATAATTATGTTACACATTTTAGTAAATTCACTCCCTCCCTACcctaaatactgtgcaaaaTATTGGAGGAAATTACAAAGGAAAATGTGactctttgttttatttgtattattatatattcagCTGTTAAACATATGTAATTGCTTTGTTGAATGTAACTGGTATGTGGAGAAGGTGTGCAGCTGGTTTATGTGGAAAGAGATGCTCTTTTATTACTGATATagtcaatgttaaaaaaaatctgatccaAATTGGGGGcacaaaacaaaactgacaTCCCTACTTCAATGTTCAAGTTATTTCTGcagctttaaacaaacatttgactgttcaacaagaaatgtcaataacaataataataggcTGTGGCCCCTGAGCCCTTTAGCCCTTCGGCATGTCTTTCGGGTAATCCAATCATTCGATTAATTCTCACAATTTGTGTTATTACGTTCATGGCTAACCCAGAACCTCAGTGGCCTCTAAGGCTCCAGGGTTTTttactttgtggtaatttgattgatcataaatgtgtttgctgatataaaacaaagcaCAAATACAAACTGGAATACTCTGGGCCTGATGTTTCCCCTGCATTTTTACCcaatcttaaagtgctcatatgcttttaccttttcctttattgtgttatatatctttttttgtgcatgttataggtttacaaagtgaaaaagcccaaagtcccccccaaagggtcttaccatctccaacagaaaacactgttcacaaactgctccaaacagctctgttgtagtccagcctttacttcagagacaaacgtggtcactctgtaacacacgttataatgctcacctagctgctagcatagcacgccctcatattcttcttctgactggctagtagtccttacctaggtactgtcagggcacaccctcatactctgcttctgactggctagtagtccttacctagctactgtcaggacacgccctcatactctgcttctgactggctagtagtccttacctaggtactgtcagggcacaccctcatactctgcttctgactggctagtagtccttacctagctactgtcaggacacgccctcatactctgcttctgattggctagtagtccttacctagctactgcgcatatgcgattcccaacaaagatggaacagaagtgagatgccacactctgtagctaaaacagagagctcaacacacagggtgaaaagaggatctgcagcaatgtttagtacaacaaaaaatatggaatatttttttaaattacaccatgtaaacctattctgatatagcctcttaatacaattatgaacctgaaaatgagcataacatgagcacttCTCGTGAAGGGGCCCTGTGtcaaaaatctgatttgaagACGTTTAATATTTCAGTTTCAGGGTTTGAGCCAAATTTCGACAATGTCCTGTTGGCTGTTATTTAATTAGCGTGTATGGCCAATCAATGTCTGATGCTTGGGCAAATATGATTTgttagagagggagaaaaaaattctgtgcagtttgtatttttaaaagttaGCCAGGATTACATCATTTTGGTGTTCGATCATACCAACAGTGATGAGCCTTTCAGTCAATAATCATATTTTGTTAGCTGATCAGCACGTCATAATCCAGATGACAGTGATCTAATGAGTAAGTAAAGTttgtttatatagcactttacacagataaaatcacaaagtgctttacaataaatTGGAATACGATAAATAGAAGACATAAGAATACAAAGGAAAACATAGGTACATAAAATCAGACAGCCATGAAAGCCCTTGTCTAACTAAAAGGCTGTTTGAAAAGTTTTcaaatgctttttaaaagaatcTACAGAGTTTGAACAACGCAAAGAGAGCAGCAGTGCGTTCCACATCCTGGGTGCCACTGCCTGAAAAGATCGATCCCATCTGGCTTTAAAATGAGTGCAGGGGACCACTAACAACATCTTACCTGATGACCTCAGACTCTGGGAATAATAAACttttaaatataattatattgtttttccatccatccatccatccatccatcttcatccgcttatccggggtcgggtcacaggggtagcagctccagcaggggaccccaaacttccctttcccgggccacattaaccagctccgactgggggatcccgagcgttcccaggccaggttagagatataatccctccacctagtcctgggtctccccgaggcctcctcccagctggacgtgcctggaacacctccctagggaggcgcccaggggcatccttaccagatgcccgaaccacctcaactggctcctttcgacgcaatatatattgttttttgatatatttaaaatgattgaTTACAGAGAAAGTTAAAGGGCTGTCATATTCAAGTCCAGCCACAAAGCATCTCTTTCTACATCTAAACAAGCTGCAAACTTGTATTCAATGTGCATGTAAACCAAGAACAGTGTGTAAAACTCTGAACTATATACTTTAAATGTGTGATATACAGACGATCCACTGAAGACCTTCAATGAACCTTAAAACGACGACGGAGCCTTGATGGAGTCGTGGTGCAGCCTGATCCTGTGGACATAATGTGTTACTGTTCTGATTTCATATGATAATGACATAAAATATGatcttgttgtttttcattgtgtctgattttcaaaatacttAATACTTAAACCAAAAATAAAGACATGTAACCCTCCAGACTTTGTCTTCATTCAGATTAATGTCAATATTACCGACTGGAAGCAGCTGGTTTTTAACTGTCAGATCCGTCTCCTGTATCCACCTGCTGACCTCAATGGCTCAGGCGGATCGTAACAACATGTGTGTTATTGTGCTGATGATGGGAACTATCGTTTGATCTACTCTAGTTTATAAAACGGGGAACTCAAATCAAGCAATCTAATTGGTTCTTAGCCATGATATAATAACCACATTCAACGGCTATAATTTGAATTCCTTTGCACAATAAGTACCAAGACCTGACCGAGTCTatttttggtcataaaccatgaCAACAGTAATTAGAGGTGCAGTGCTATGTGCTTCTCTGTGCTTCCATTGGAGCAGTCGCCCACTCATAGTCCCATAACCACAGTGTCTGTTCCACCGTCGCAGATCAGTTAAAtcaaaggtaaacaaaagaggagctatacttaacaacctaattggaattaaaacaaccactgcaatgatagaagagaataggaaaattagatgtggactattaaatattagatcgcTGTCTTCTAAAGTAGTACTAGTAAACGATTTGATaccagataatcaaattgatctattatGTCTTACCGAAACATGGCTGTgtcatgaagaatatgttagtctaaatgaagccactcctcccagtcatattaatactcaaatgaaagatggctgcaactccccctcctcagccagaggagggggagttgcagccatcttTCATTCAatcctgttaattaatcctaaacctaaactaaattataactcgtttgaaagccttgttcttaatcttctaCATCCAACATGGacaacattacagccaattatatttgttgttgtttaccgagctccaggtccgtattctgaatttttttctgaattctcagagttttttatcatgtgtagtccttaTATCAGACGGTACTTATTGTAGGtaattttaatatccatgtggacgttgacaacgatagccttagtactgctttcaactcactactaaattcaattggtttcagtcagagtgtgcataaggccactcactgttttaaccacaccctcgaccttgtgctggcaTATGACAtcgaaattgaagatttaatagtatttccacagaatcctTTATGATCAGACCATTCTTGGGCCAACAACACTCCACCTTTACAGGCAGGTAAACTCAGATAACCTCCaacaataacattaaaacaatcAAACCCTGTATCAGCCGTATAACCCAGTAGCAATGACAGCCATAAAGGCAACTGATCAGACTGTCCTCACCCAGTAAAGACCATATAAGGCAATTGTGCAAGCTGTTTACTGTATAACGATGTACATTTGTTGTTAGGCAGCCCCCTCTAGTGGCCGCAATAAGTGTTGCAGAAGGAAACAAGCATGGGAGGTTACAAAGAGCACCAAACTCTgcataaggaggcaggttgtgATAAACGATGTGACAGTTATCGAGACTTTGTAtcacttttcattttaaaagctaACTCCTCTTATATCTTCCCCTCGATAACCCTCGCTCTACTATGTCCTCTTCTGCCGTATGGTTAATTCCAGTTACCGTCAGCGGAGCGGATGTTTTGGCCTATACAAAACGAGTTATTTTCAGACACTTCCCTGTTTTAAGTTTtattatagagacacacacacccatactaaAGGGCCCTCGCCTGGGTCAGGGAACCCGAAGACGAGGCAAGAGACTTTGATTTACACCCCAAATATTCCCTTGTTCACGGGGCGTTTTAACCTCCTATACAGAAAAAGTATTGCCCGAGGGAAGTTTCTTAATCATATCATTTTCAGTAATACTCACAGTTTAAAGCTGCTCTTCGCGGAATCACCAAAAGTTCAAATCCGCTGAAAAATGCAGTTTCCGATGAGTTGGGAGGAGGCTTGCTGTCAAAAATCGATCCCCGCTGGGTTGCAACTCACTGAGCGGTTAACGAGGAGTCAAAACTGCCTTCCGTAGGGGTATTCCCCTACCGCTTGGCAGggttgaagaaaaagagacaaaagacaaaTACGCGGGTTTTGTTCCCTAGTTCAAACTTGAActcaggtatttttattttacttaaagcagacagttaaaaaaggcaaaaagctaaacagaaaaagaaatgagcAAAAATGCACTAAGTCCCTAACAGGATAAAAATTTAATGCTCCAGTACGGAGGTTCTTTCAgtacaaaatgccccaaaagagaggagagaggattaACATTGAGTTACAcctttttatacatacattgaCCAGTTCACACCCATCATACCATCAGGGGCTGTCTTACCACCTCTTATGGCCTAATAAggtataatttttttaatgcaactACAGGATTACAGACACTCACAGGATGCCTCACATGTGATGACGTATCATATTCTATGCTTTGGTCAATCTAACAGAAACAACCAACACAAGCGAGTGGTAATGCTCTTCCATCATACATGACAGCTTGACTCCCTTCTCCTAGCAGGTGAAGGTCAGTGTGAAGTTTTCATCAGTGCATATGTTTCACTTCAACTCCCTATTCCTTTCACTCTTACATGAACTCGATATACCCCACATGAACTCTTCCCCTGTCTCAGATGCAGTCTCTTACAGGAACACACAAACTTCCTTTCTGCATGAACTGCAGGCAGGccttcacacacatctacaccAAGCAAATGAATATAATGCTGTATAAGCAAATAAATATAAGGCTGTATCTAACATAGTATCTAGCATGATTCTTATTCCTAAAGAAacttaaaattacatttataagctgcaatatgattatatatatatatataagtagaaATATAATCGTAGCTGTTTTTGGGTTAATACACTCTTTAAAGCAGTAATATatgttttagctgtttttgggTTTTCAACTGCATCTGAACGCTTCGTTCAACATCCTCCtttgaaaatacaaaatcaTGCAACATTCAGAGCCTGCTCCGGTCCAGAATGATCGCCAGCACATCCCCGGCACAGTCCCTAAGTACCAGAAGCTGGTTGTCGGT
It encodes:
- the LOC144530396 gene encoding GTPase IMAP family member 9-like; this encodes MSCSSKQEVDSLLPAGEMPELRIVLLGMVRVGKSFSGNTILGLGDDLFLSKPGLSTVTQKCQKKMRNINNQKVVVVDTPGLLSIDQTEEEIVRKIKKSINLAKPGPHVFLIVLSVEDKYTKKEVKMVKIIRDTFGQNTMDYTMVLFNYGEELKNTIEDFIIHNENLHNLINSCEYGYHVFDKRPEQVPELLKKINDKVQEAEGRYYTAEMLQEAETALTKTIH